A single genomic interval of Stieleria maiorica harbors:
- a CDS encoding Glu/Leu/Phe/Val family dehydrogenase, producing MSNRDNIFENALLRLDRAAQFANIGAEALDRLKHPKSVVYVSIPVRMDDGSLRIFKGYRVRHDDTRGPTKGGIRFHPQVHLGEVKALAFWMTCKCAVAGIPFGGGKGGVIVNPKELSRMELERLSRGFVQQLADFIGPDTDIPAPDVYTNSMIMGWMMDEYSTIQRRRTPGVITGKPIPLGGSLGRDDATGRGAYYCIKELERSNNWTPDNVRVAIQGFGNAGQHVARLLHADGYRCVAISDSKGGVYREEGLDIPRAIELKRSQTSVSNVYGERSVCDCPDCGCVECHCNPDDSGSGSVISNEQLLELDVDILIPAALENQITGENASRITAPYIVEVANGPTTTEADDILKELGTTVVPDILANAGGVTVSYFEWTQNRAGYYWSEGEVHQRLQKIMAQEFGAIHDLSVETEIDMRTAAYAHALNRIGEAMESQGTSRYFNAAMQMT from the coding sequence ATGTCGAATCGTGACAACATCTTCGAGAACGCACTTTTGCGGCTCGACCGTGCGGCTCAGTTTGCAAACATTGGCGCCGAAGCTCTGGATCGTCTGAAACATCCGAAGTCGGTCGTGTATGTCAGCATTCCGGTTCGGATGGACGACGGATCGCTGCGAATCTTTAAAGGCTACCGTGTTCGTCACGACGACACTCGTGGTCCGACCAAAGGTGGAATTCGTTTTCACCCGCAAGTGCATCTTGGCGAGGTCAAGGCACTGGCGTTCTGGATGACGTGCAAGTGTGCGGTGGCGGGCATACCGTTTGGTGGTGGCAAGGGCGGCGTGATTGTTAACCCGAAAGAGCTTTCCCGCATGGAACTGGAACGACTCAGCCGAGGCTTCGTCCAGCAACTTGCCGATTTCATTGGTCCTGACACGGACATTCCGGCTCCCGATGTTTATACGAACTCCATGATTATGGGCTGGATGATGGACGAGTATTCCACCATCCAGCGGCGACGCACGCCGGGTGTCATTACCGGCAAACCGATTCCACTTGGCGGTAGTCTTGGTCGCGATGATGCCACCGGACGCGGAGCTTACTACTGCATCAAAGAACTGGAGCGGAGCAACAACTGGACTCCCGACAACGTCCGAGTTGCCATTCAGGGATTCGGGAACGCTGGTCAGCACGTGGCCCGGTTACTTCATGCAGATGGCTACAGGTGCGTGGCCATCAGTGATTCCAAAGGCGGAGTTTATCGTGAAGAGGGTTTGGATATTCCGCGAGCCATTGAACTGAAACGCTCTCAAACATCCGTATCGAATGTGTACGGCGAACGCAGCGTCTGCGATTGTCCGGATTGCGGTTGCGTGGAATGTCATTGCAATCCTGATGATTCGGGCAGTGGTTCTGTCATCTCAAATGAGCAGCTACTTGAGTTGGATGTGGACATTCTGATCCCGGCTGCTTTGGAGAACCAAATCACCGGCGAGAATGCTTCGCGAATTACGGCACCCTATATCGTCGAAGTCGCCAACGGACCCACAACGACGGAAGCCGACGACATTCTGAAGGAACTGGGAACAACGGTTGTTCCCGACATCTTGGCGAATGCTGGCGGCGTCACGGTCAGCTACTTCGAGTGGACTCAGAATCGGGCAGGCTACTACTGGAGTGAAGGGGAAGTGCATCAACGTCTGCAGAAGATTATGGCTCAGGAATTCGGGGCTATTCATGACTTGAGCGTCGAGACAGAAATCGACATGCGAACGGCGGCATACGCCCATGCTCTTAACCGTATCGGCGAAGCGATGGAATCACAGGGAACTAGTCGATACTTCAACGCAGCGATGCAAATGACATGA
- a CDS encoding RNA polymerase sigma factor, whose protein sequence is MRMSREVMRLDEASQENGDTTIRESTSIASTQQLVDACLAGDRCAMQQLYEQCSDHVYGLMIRMVGRQDADDLTQHVFLTMFRKLEQFNGQSKLETWLYRLATNEALQHLRRCKRRATAPLVAEPETSDPDRIGATEEAELLETAISRLEPELRAVLLLKEQRGLSYQEIAESVGIPEGTVGSRLNRARKELRQKLAKLGWE, encoded by the coding sequence ATGCGAATGTCACGGGAGGTCATGCGTTTGGATGAAGCAAGCCAAGAGAACGGAGACACAACGATTCGCGAATCGACTTCGATTGCTTCCACTCAGCAATTGGTCGATGCCTGTCTCGCCGGTGATCGCTGCGCAATGCAGCAGCTTTACGAGCAATGCAGCGACCATGTCTACGGCTTGATGATCCGTATGGTCGGCAGGCAGGATGCCGACGATCTGACGCAGCACGTCTTCCTAACGATGTTTCGCAAGCTGGAGCAATTCAACGGGCAGTCAAAGCTGGAAACGTGGCTGTACCGACTGGCAACCAACGAAGCATTGCAGCACCTTCGTCGATGCAAACGACGTGCTACAGCTCCCCTTGTCGCCGAACCAGAGACAAGCGATCCGGACCGAATCGGTGCAACCGAAGAAGCCGAGCTGCTTGAAACCGCCATATCACGTCTGGAACCGGAGCTCAGAGCCGTGCTGCTCCTTAAAGAACAGCGGGGGCTTTCTTATCAAGAGATCGCTGAATCCGTCGGCATCCCGGAAGGCACTGTTGGTTCGCGACTGAACCGGGCACGAAAAGAGCTTCGCCAAAAGCTAGCGAAGCTCGGTTGGGAATGA
- a CDS encoding DUF1622 domain-containing protein: MSETSLIEQNVILVVGWIQLAIEVLGATLVTIGVCVAIVHLIRSFASGQPEDFAPTRLILARYLSLALEFQLGADILGTAVSPSWDHIGKLAAVAVIRTGLNYFLMMEMKAESLPQKTDGCQSESSDKSVTEKFSDSP; the protein is encoded by the coding sequence ATGTCTGAAACAAGCCTGATTGAGCAAAACGTCATCTTGGTCGTCGGTTGGATACAACTCGCGATTGAAGTCCTTGGTGCCACACTGGTCACGATCGGCGTGTGCGTGGCCATCGTTCACCTGATCCGCAGCTTTGCGAGCGGACAGCCGGAAGACTTCGCTCCAACGCGACTGATTCTTGCGAGATACCTTTCGCTGGCGTTGGAATTCCAGCTTGGCGCCGATATTCTCGGGACTGCCGTTTCGCCCAGTTGGGACCACATTGGAAAGCTAGCAGCGGTTGCTGTAATCCGAACGGGACTGAACTACTTCCTGATGATGGAAATGAAGGCCGAGTCATTACCCCAAAAAACCGATGGTTGCCAGTCCGAATCAAGTGACAAAAGCGTCACTGAAAAATTTTCGGACAGTCCGTGA
- a CDS encoding Spy/CpxP family protein refolding chaperone, which produces MKTPNRTAFVWGLLASALLVSPACAQSSDKHQHSDAGSTSAPADLGTELRQLRGKVAELEAALAAEHREKYGTTTAADQSKMKSMKVMGGMGKMSGMKGMPQDSESQMSGMGMMGNGMGGMGGMGMMSGMKGKKGMMGMGMMGMNPAMSSDSMAAMDMPSALPGFPGASHVYHIGQTGFFLDHPKHITLTDEQQKKLNSIKESSLLATSTAEREIAEAEQELWKLTAADEPDIKKIEAKAKQIAQIEVETRIAFIRSVGEAANVLTKEQRQTLVGER; this is translated from the coding sequence ATGAAAACACCCAACAGAACAGCATTCGTGTGGGGCTTATTGGCGTCTGCCCTGCTGGTTTCCCCTGCATGTGCGCAGTCCTCGGACAAGCATCAGCATAGTGACGCAGGCTCAACGTCTGCCCCCGCTGATCTTGGAACGGAGCTGCGACAACTGCGGGGAAAGGTCGCGGAATTGGAAGCCGCTCTTGCCGCTGAGCACCGCGAGAAGTACGGCACAACCACCGCTGCCGATCAGTCAAAGATGAAATCCATGAAGGTGATGGGTGGTATGGGAAAAATGAGCGGCATGAAAGGCATGCCTCAGGATTCGGAAAGCCAAATGTCGGGCATGGGAATGATGGGTAATGGCATGGGTGGCATGGGTGGCATGGGAATGATGTCCGGGATGAAAGGCAAGAAAGGAATGATGGGCATGGGGATGATGGGAATGAACCCCGCCATGTCATCCGACTCAATGGCCGCGATGGATATGCCCTCGGCTTTGCCCGGATTCCCCGGGGCGTCGCATGTCTATCACATCGGCCAGACCGGGTTCTTTCTCGACCATCCTAAACACATCACGCTGACCGACGAGCAACAAAAGAAGCTCAACTCGATCAAGGAGTCATCGCTGCTGGCAACTTCAACGGCTGAACGCGAGATCGCAGAAGCCGAGCAGGAATTGTGGAAGCTGACTGCTGCCGATGAGCCGGACATTAAAAAGATCGAAGCAAAAGCTAAGCAGATTGCGCAGATCGAAGTTGAGACTCGAATCGCATTCATTCGCTCGGTCGGTGAAGCGGCCAACGTACTGACGAAAGAGCAGCGTCAGACGCTAGTTGGGGAGCGATAG
- a CDS encoding 2Fe-2S iron-sulfur cluster-binding protein: protein MNDKNGNPVRKSMSRRTWPTTYTALVLLFVATASTAIAQVSPEEHAAHHPGEANANDGGSGARGMGGPPEGAGPKNGMGGKGGGMMGGGMGAMMDGMMEKMGAPKPKDLYPSLMELPDLPMERRGELEQEAHGRMIAGTRLLSEGFDELSRSAAGDDFAAMQAATAKIREGLNDFESGLAAHRALSEGKAPRNVALQWFKRELNIDDAVNTASSNALLWGMSPFHTSLMAVLILFAAAMIWMYFFKMRRAASLLERLSTANASAGGGQAGSGGTGNGGANTQSTAPSTLPSDSRPSALDSQPVSDCCATDDGCPTEAPADGVDASGLIPVAKKKLCRLRVAKITDETDDVKTIRMVACHGGRIPFSYLPGQFLSFTLPVGEKPIRRSYTISSAPTQAYYCEVTVKREDKGAGSRYICDQLKVGDTLEVKAPSGRFTFTGEESDSVVLVAGGVGITPMMSVTRALTDMCWPGEIHFIVACRDPQHFIFESEIKRLDERYDNLHVHVAMSRIEKDLDGYRKGRLSKELLAEWVPDIATKRVHICGAPAMMEATKGMLAELEVPADNIHTENFGSTQKPKAKVAKGQEAHEPKATGAKVTFATSGKSTELLADETILEAAERIDVEIDYSCRVGTCGICVAKLLSGEVTMEVDDGLEPEDRQAGMILCCQAKAKQDVSVEA, encoded by the coding sequence ATGAACGATAAGAATGGAAACCCAGTCCGCAAATCGATGTCCCGTCGCACGTGGCCAACAACCTACACAGCGTTAGTGCTGTTGTTTGTAGCGACGGCTTCGACCGCGATCGCTCAGGTGTCGCCCGAAGAGCACGCAGCACATCACCCCGGAGAAGCCAATGCGAATGACGGCGGTTCGGGAGCTCGTGGCATGGGAGGGCCGCCGGAAGGTGCCGGTCCGAAGAATGGCATGGGTGGCAAAGGCGGCGGGATGATGGGCGGCGGCATGGGGGCGATGATGGATGGCATGATGGAGAAGATGGGCGCGCCCAAGCCCAAAGACCTCTATCCGTCTTTGATGGAACTGCCCGATTTGCCGATGGAACGTCGCGGGGAATTGGAGCAGGAAGCTCACGGACGAATGATCGCCGGAACTCGGTTATTGAGCGAAGGCTTTGACGAACTATCACGTTCGGCTGCGGGTGATGACTTCGCTGCAATGCAGGCGGCAACGGCCAAGATTCGCGAAGGATTGAATGACTTTGAAAGCGGTCTCGCAGCTCATCGTGCTTTGAGTGAAGGAAAGGCTCCTCGAAACGTCGCATTGCAGTGGTTCAAACGTGAACTCAATATCGACGATGCCGTGAACACTGCCTCGTCAAACGCATTGCTGTGGGGCATGTCGCCGTTTCACACCAGCTTGATGGCTGTTCTGATCCTGTTTGCGGCGGCGATGATCTGGATGTACTTCTTTAAGATGCGACGCGCGGCATCACTGCTGGAAAGACTCTCGACAGCGAACGCGAGTGCTGGCGGGGGCCAAGCCGGAAGTGGGGGAACCGGGAATGGCGGCGCGAACACACAATCGACCGCTCCCAGCACACTTCCCTCGGACTCTCGACCCTCAGCCCTCGACTCTCAACCGGTAAGCGATTGTTGTGCGACTGATGATGGCTGCCCAACCGAAGCTCCCGCCGATGGAGTTGACGCGAGCGGATTGATTCCGGTTGCGAAGAAAAAACTCTGTCGGCTGCGAGTTGCTAAGATCACCGACGAGACCGATGATGTCAAAACGATTCGGATGGTCGCCTGTCATGGCGGACGGATTCCGTTTAGCTACTTGCCGGGACAATTCCTATCCTTCACGCTTCCCGTAGGCGAAAAGCCGATCCGGCGGAGCTACACGATTTCTTCCGCTCCCACACAAGCGTACTACTGCGAAGTCACCGTTAAGCGAGAAGACAAGGGTGCGGGGTCACGCTACATCTGTGACCAACTGAAAGTCGGCGACACGCTGGAAGTGAAAGCTCCCAGTGGACGGTTCACTTTTACCGGCGAAGAGTCTGACAGTGTGGTGCTGGTCGCCGGTGGCGTTGGCATCACGCCTATGATGAGCGTGACGCGGGCGTTAACCGATATGTGTTGGCCGGGCGAAATTCATTTCATCGTCGCCTGTCGTGATCCACAGCACTTCATCTTCGAGTCAGAAATCAAACGACTCGACGAGCGGTACGACAACTTGCACGTGCATGTTGCGATGAGTCGCATTGAGAAGGACTTGGACGGTTATCGCAAAGGACGGCTGAGCAAAGAACTGCTTGCTGAATGGGTGCCTGATATCGCAACCAAGCGGGTTCATATCTGCGGTGCTCCGGCAATGATGGAAGCAACCAAGGGGATGCTGGCAGAACTCGAAGTTCCTGCGGACAACATTCACACCGAAAACTTTGGCTCGACACAAAAGCCGAAAGCCAAAGTTGCCAAAGGGCAGGAAGCTCACGAGCCGAAAGCGACGGGAGCCAAAGTCACGTTCGCGACTTCCGGCAAGTCAACGGAATTGCTGGCAGACGAAACAATCCTCGAAGCGGCAGAACGTATTGATGTTGAAATCGACTACTCGTGCCGCGTTGGAACCTGTGGCATTTGTGTCGCGAAGCTGCTCTCCGGCGAAGTCACGATGGAAGTTGATGACGGCTTGGAGCCGGAAGACCGTCAAGCCGGGATGATTCTGTGCTGCCAAGCGAAGGCGAAACAAGATGTGAGCGTTGAGGCATGA
- a CDS encoding TolC family protein — protein MEVRQTNPSAKSRKRRLLVVVMAFSVGGCATSRDVLQSDLSHTRQVPRAVANSGNVIDAQDDAEHSAPKIASPVETVGYDEELAISSPLRLALQTEGGEVSGTDDHEAVDEASNEATTDEGEAVKNGSDELAEPISMGVASNVHVTQQPVNYFVSTALANHPKIRAARNRVAATSNVIPQARALPDPKFNNTFWPIQDQALQTAGGRVGHQFQLSQGVPWPEKLSAKAAIASREVQMAQAEVQRIEREITESVRLAYYEVWFATRAITIIEETRELVDDLTQVAEARYKSGGTQQDVLRAQLEADRLDDQLVVLRKQKKQAQADLAALLQQPVSLIPETQQDIGLTNVPKQLDELLGLAEQCSPELRALAWEIQRDREKQRLACLQKYPDFNLGLNYSIINDDTNVISPVANGHDNISFVVGVTLPIWREKINAGIREASHRTSSTTQRLEAERDAIQGKLRRLMAQADALVEQEGIYEDRIIPRTEDTLKLSIADYRGKRTDFFTLIETYRELLMFETQLARIEATLAGTIAQIERTVGCPYGGEG, from the coding sequence ATGGAAGTTCGACAAACAAATCCATCTGCAAAAAGCCGGAAGCGGCGATTGCTCGTGGTAGTGATGGCATTCTCCGTTGGTGGCTGTGCGACATCTCGTGACGTTTTGCAGAGCGATCTATCGCACACAAGGCAAGTGCCACGGGCTGTAGCCAACAGTGGGAATGTTATTGATGCGCAGGACGATGCCGAGCACTCCGCACCCAAGATAGCATCCCCTGTGGAAACCGTTGGATACGACGAAGAGCTGGCCATTTCGTCACCGTTGCGTCTCGCTTTGCAAACCGAGGGCGGTGAGGTCTCAGGCACTGATGATCATGAAGCTGTAGACGAAGCGTCGAATGAGGCTACAACGGACGAAGGCGAAGCGGTCAAAAATGGTTCGGACGAACTTGCTGAACCGATTTCAATGGGCGTTGCCAGTAATGTCCATGTCACTCAGCAGCCCGTCAACTACTTCGTGTCCACAGCACTGGCTAATCATCCCAAGATTCGGGCAGCTCGCAATCGAGTCGCGGCTACGTCGAATGTGATTCCGCAGGCACGTGCTCTGCCCGACCCGAAATTCAACAACACGTTCTGGCCTATTCAAGATCAGGCTTTGCAGACCGCAGGCGGTCGCGTGGGACATCAGTTCCAGCTTTCGCAGGGCGTGCCGTGGCCTGAAAAGCTGAGTGCGAAGGCTGCGATTGCCAGCCGAGAAGTCCAGATGGCTCAGGCGGAGGTGCAACGGATTGAGCGCGAAATCACCGAATCCGTTCGGTTGGCCTACTACGAAGTCTGGTTCGCAACGCGGGCCATCACAATTATCGAAGAGACTCGCGAGTTGGTCGATGATCTGACCCAAGTGGCTGAAGCCCGTTACAAGAGTGGTGGAACACAGCAGGATGTGCTTCGAGCACAACTCGAAGCGGATCGACTGGATGACCAGCTTGTCGTTTTGCGAAAGCAGAAGAAACAAGCCCAAGCTGATCTGGCTGCGTTGTTGCAGCAACCGGTGTCGCTGATTCCCGAAACGCAACAGGACATCGGCCTGACCAATGTTCCCAAGCAACTTGACGAACTGCTCGGCCTTGCGGAACAGTGCAGTCCGGAACTTCGTGCGTTAGCTTGGGAAATTCAACGAGACAGAGAAAAGCAGCGACTTGCCTGCCTTCAGAAGTATCCCGATTTCAACCTTGGCCTAAATTACTCGATCATCAACGATGACACGAACGTTATTAGTCCGGTTGCCAATGGTCACGACAACATCAGCTTCGTTGTCGGCGTGACGCTTCCTATCTGGCGTGAAAAGATCAACGCGGGCATCCGCGAGGCATCTCATCGAACAAGCAGCACGACGCAACGGCTGGAAGCCGAGCGTGATGCGATTCAGGGTAAACTTCGCCGCTTGATGGCGCAGGCAGATGCCTTGGTTGAGCAGGAAGGAATCTACGAGGACCGAATCATTCCGCGAACCGAAGACACGCTCAAGTTGTCGATCGCCGATTATCGTGGCAAGCGAACCGACTTCTTCACTTTAATTGAGACCTACCGCGAATTGCTAATGTTTGAGACACAATTGGCACGTATCGAAGCCACGCTGGCCGGAACGATCGCTCAAATTGAACGCACGGTCGGCTGCCCATACGGCGGAGAGGGTTAG
- a CDS encoding DUF5676 family membrane protein translates to MNKLSIARFGFAVAVACAVSYLGCVFVMMTVPQEVAIRFFNSLMHGVDVTTIMRWDMPLWETVLGVIEIFVLGWLFGALIAGCYNCCGKSLT, encoded by the coding sequence ATGAATAAACTGAGTATTGCCCGGTTCGGTTTCGCAGTTGCGGTCGCTTGTGCCGTTTCCTATCTGGGCTGTGTCTTCGTGATGATGACTGTTCCGCAGGAAGTAGCGATTCGGTTCTTTAACAGCCTGATGCACGGTGTCGATGTCACGACGATCATGCGGTGGGACATGCCGCTTTGGGAAACGGTTCTCGGCGTTATCGAGATTTTTGTACTAGGTTGGCTGTTTGGAGCTTTGATTGCCGGATGTTACAACTGCTGCGGCAAATCGCTGACCTGA